A region of Phytohabitans rumicis DNA encodes the following proteins:
- a CDS encoding threonine ammonia-lyase: MANRLLAHKGVGRDDVEAAAWWLRDRVVDTPLVRSATLDQIAGVRLWLKAENLQTGGSYKFRGALRAVDQIAKQGGHRGVIAQSTGNHALAVAMAAERYGLTATTVLPVDAPASKVASIEGCGGRVELAGTTAEERLEVVERLRAASGDAVLDAYDHPDVIAGQGSATWELVEEAGRRGTRLDAVVVPVGGGGGVAGACLAVQGSGTAVYGVEPVGCDSLGQSLAAGRRISVPPAPTLADGLRPSLVGRLPFEIVRDRIAGVVRVDDGDIGRAVFLGLFHTKLLLEPSGAAGLAGALRLAASGSFTDIGVVLTGGNAEAAVIARLVAEHGAKGATS, from the coding sequence CCATTGGTTCGCTCGGCCACATTGGACCAGATCGCGGGTGTGCGTCTGTGGTTGAAGGCGGAAAACCTTCAGACCGGCGGGTCGTACAAGTTTCGGGGAGCCCTGCGGGCGGTTGACCAGATCGCCAAGCAGGGCGGGCATCGAGGCGTGATCGCGCAGAGTACCGGCAACCATGCGCTCGCCGTCGCGATGGCCGCCGAGCGGTACGGCCTGACCGCCACGACGGTGCTTCCGGTCGACGCGCCGGCGAGCAAGGTCGCCAGCATCGAGGGGTGCGGCGGCCGGGTGGAGCTGGCCGGCACGACCGCGGAAGAACGGCTGGAGGTCGTCGAACGGTTGCGGGCGGCGAGCGGTGACGCCGTGCTGGACGCGTACGACCATCCGGATGTCATCGCCGGGCAGGGCAGCGCGACGTGGGAGCTCGTCGAGGAGGCCGGCCGGCGCGGCACCCGGCTGGACGCCGTCGTCGTCCCGGTCGGCGGGGGTGGCGGGGTCGCCGGTGCGTGCCTCGCGGTTCAGGGAAGCGGCACCGCCGTGTACGGCGTGGAGCCCGTTGGATGCGATTCGTTGGGGCAGAGCCTGGCCGCCGGTCGTCGGATCAGCGTGCCGCCGGCGCCCACCCTGGCCGACGGACTCAGGCCGTCGCTGGTCGGGCGCCTTCCGTTCGAGATCGTCCGGGACCGGATCGCGGGCGTCGTGCGCGTGGACGACGGCGACATCGGCCGGGCGGTGTTCCTCGGGCTGTTCCACACCAAGCTGCTGCTCGAGCCGTCCGGCGCGGCCGGGTTGGCCGGGGCGCTGCGCCTGGCCGCGAGCGGGTCGTTCACCGACATCGGTGTCGTGCTCACAGGTGGAAACGCCGAGGCGGCCGTGATCGCTCGTCTGGTCGCCGAGCACGGCGCGAAAGGGGCGACGTCGTGA
- a CDS encoding M15 family metallopeptidase, giving the protein MTGEQMVLLSDPRIAAIGLSDNGESLVDVREVTELRVDSRHAGAIDDFAHLREGVVQRLLDAQATLPRGLRLLIVEGYRQVEAQRAVFDGYRNELRRLHPDWSADRLFVETSKFASPVEVAPHSTGGAIDLTLCTEDGIEADMGTCIDATPEASDNACFTAATSVSEQAQDNRRTLARALAGAGLVNYPTEWWHWSFGDRYWAYITGTGRSHYGPAQLTTATGAKEERA; this is encoded by the coding sequence GTGACGGGCGAACAGATGGTCCTGCTCTCCGATCCGCGAATCGCCGCGATCGGCCTGTCGGACAACGGTGAGTCGTTGGTGGACGTACGGGAGGTAACCGAGCTGCGAGTCGACAGCCGCCACGCCGGTGCCATCGATGACTTCGCCCACCTGCGCGAGGGAGTGGTGCAGCGACTGCTGGACGCGCAAGCCACGCTCCCCCGCGGGCTGCGGCTTCTGATCGTCGAGGGGTACCGGCAGGTGGAGGCCCAACGGGCGGTCTTCGACGGATATCGGAACGAACTACGAAGGCTGCATCCGGACTGGAGCGCGGACCGGCTGTTCGTGGAGACGAGCAAGTTCGCGTCGCCGGTCGAGGTGGCACCGCACAGCACCGGCGGCGCGATCGACCTCACGCTCTGCACCGAGGACGGCATCGAGGCGGACATGGGCACGTGTATCGACGCGACCCCGGAAGCCAGCGACAACGCCTGCTTCACCGCCGCGACCAGCGTCTCCGAGCAGGCCCAGGACAACCGCCGGACGTTGGCGCGGGCGCTGGCCGGCGCCGGCCTGGTGAACTACCCGACCGAGTGGTGGCACTGGTCCTTCGGCGACCGCTACTGGGCGTACATCACCGGGACCGGCAGGAGTCACTACGGCCCGGCACAACTCACGACCGCGACCGGAGCGAAGGAGGAGCGCGCGTGA
- a CDS encoding D-alanine--D-alanine ligase family protein — MTGDSKTRVAVLFGGRSAEHGVSCASAASIVRHLSRERYEVTPVRIGTDGVWTIGRDHPAPADVDAVKLLDMTRDPAGPRPTALESMWSALSRLRDEVDIAFPALHGGHGEDGTIQSTLELFGIPYVGSGVLACGIGMDKELTKKLLADAGLLVADSVVLHGTDYDDVSAQDRDRLGLPVFVKPAREGSSVGVSRVDDWASLDEAITTARSTGMSKVLVEAAVRGREVDVGVLEYPDGQVVAGPPLEIRVPDRHSFFDFDAKYQGETVFDIPADLPAAVTAALQAQAVEAFRILGCSGLLRVDFFLPTVEGTEDPVPVVNEVNTMPGFTAMSQYPRMWSAAGLEYPALLDVLIDTALARRSGRTAREPAATR; from the coding sequence GTGACCGGCGACTCGAAGACCAGGGTGGCGGTTCTCTTCGGCGGCCGCAGCGCCGAGCACGGCGTGTCGTGCGCCTCCGCGGCGAGCATCGTACGACACCTCAGCCGCGAGCGGTACGAAGTGACGCCGGTGCGGATCGGCACGGACGGCGTGTGGACGATCGGCCGGGACCACCCGGCGCCCGCCGACGTGGACGCCGTGAAGCTTCTGGACATGACACGCGATCCGGCCGGGCCCCGGCCCACCGCGCTGGAAAGCATGTGGAGCGCGTTGAGCCGGCTCCGCGACGAGGTCGACATCGCCTTTCCCGCCCTGCACGGCGGGCACGGGGAGGACGGCACCATCCAGTCCACACTGGAGCTCTTCGGGATACCGTACGTCGGCAGCGGAGTGCTCGCCTGCGGCATAGGAATGGACAAGGAGCTGACCAAGAAGCTCCTCGCCGACGCCGGCCTGCTCGTCGCCGACAGCGTGGTGCTGCACGGGACGGACTACGACGACGTCAGTGCGCAAGACCGGGACCGGCTCGGACTGCCCGTCTTCGTCAAGCCGGCGCGGGAGGGTTCGAGCGTTGGCGTGTCCAGAGTGGACGACTGGGCGTCGCTCGACGAGGCCATCACCACAGCGCGCAGCACCGGCATGTCGAAGGTGCTCGTCGAGGCGGCGGTACGTGGGCGGGAGGTGGACGTCGGGGTCCTGGAGTACCCGGACGGTCAGGTGGTGGCCGGACCCCCGCTGGAGATCCGGGTGCCCGACCGGCATTCCTTCTTCGACTTCGACGCCAAGTACCAGGGTGAGACCGTCTTCGACATCCCGGCCGACCTGCCCGCCGCGGTCACGGCCGCCCTCCAGGCACAGGCGGTCGAGGCGTTTCGCATCCTGGGGTGTTCGGGTCTGCTCCGGGTCGACTTCTTCCTGCCCACGGTCGAGGGCACCGAGGACCCCGTGCCGGTGGTGAACGAGGTCAACACGATGCCCGGGTTCACGGCCATGTCTCAGTACCCACGGATGTGGAGCGCGGCGGGACTGGAGTACCCGGCGCTGCTCGACGTGCTCATCGACACCGCCCTCGCACGGCGAAGCGGCCGCACGGCGCGGGAGCCGGCCGCG